Proteins encoded together in one Impatiens glandulifera chromosome 1, dImpGla2.1, whole genome shotgun sequence window:
- the LOC124932438 gene encoding (+)-neomenthol dehydrogenase-like produces MESKTTRCAIVTGANRGIGLEVCRQLAITGITVVLTARDEQKGLEALKKLKESAGNEIINVIFHRLDVADPSTIPPLVDFVKDKFGMLDILVNNAGVVTSKADWESLKDYTLMPEWSKLKLSEENYENAEECLQVNYYGMKRMVEAFVPLLQHSNSPRIVNVSSFAGKLQNLPNEWAKGVLNDATNLSEERIDEVLNKFLKDFKEGTWEANGWPTTLTSYILSKATLNAYTRVVAKKFPTILVNCVCPGYVKTNINDNTGTLTVEEGAESFVRLALLPDDGSSGTFYCMAEVSSF; encoded by the exons ATGGAGTCCAAAACGACGAG GTGCGCAATTGTTACCGGAGCAAATAGAGGAATAGGGTTAGAGGTATGCAGGCAACTGGCTATCACCGGTATTACGGTGGTTCTGACTGCTAGAGACGAACAAAAAGGACTTGAAGCTCTCAAAAAGCTTAAAGAGTCTGCCGGTAATGAGATCATTAATGTCATCTTCCATCGGCTTGATGTGGCCGACCCATCAACCATTCCTCCTCTTGTTGATTTTGTAAAGGACAAGTTTGGAATGCTTGATATCTTG GTCAATAATGCTGGTGTTGTAACATCTAAGGCTGATTGGGAGTCCTTGAAAGATTACACTTTGATG CCTGAATGGTCAAAACTCAAGTTAAGTGAAGAGAATTATGAGAATGCAGAAGAATGTCTCCAAGTGAATTATTATGGCATGAAAAGAATGGTAGAAGCATTTGTTCCTCTCCTCCAGCACTCTAATTCGCCAAGGATTGTGAATGTTTCTTCCTTCGCGGGGAAATTACAG AACTTACCCAATGAATGGGCTAAAGGAGTGTTAAATGATGCTACCAATCTTAGTGAAGAAAGAATAGATGAGGTCTTGAACAAGTTTCTTAAGGATTTCAAAGAGGGGACGTGGGAGGCCAATGGTTGGCCTACGACCCTCACTTCTTATATACTATCGAAAGCAACTTTGAATGCTTACACTAGAGTTGTAGCCAAGAAGTTTCCCACCATTCTTGTGAATTGTGTTTGCCCGGGTTATGTTAAGACGAACATCAATGATAACACTGGCACATTGACTGTGGAAGAAGGAGCAGAAAGCTTCGTGAGATTGGCTTTATTGCCAGATGATGGATCTTCTGGAACATTCTATTGTATGGCTGAAGTCtcatctttttaa